GGTGACCTGGATCTTCGACGCCAGCGTGGACAAGCAGGGCGGCGCCTACGCCACCGGTGTGCTGGTGCTGATCAGCTCGGCGGCCATCGCGGTGACCATCGCCGCCCGCAAGGCGCGGCAGCGGCGCTGGACCGTCCTGTTCGCGGTCATCGCGGTGGTGTTCCTGTACACGACCGTCGTCAACGTCCTGGAGCGCCCGGACGGTGTGAAGATCGGCGCCTGCTTCATCGCGGGCATCATCCTGGTCTCGCTGCTGTCCCGGCTCGCCCGCGCCTTCGAGCTGCGGGTGACCAGCGTGACGATGGACCCGATGGCGGAACGTTTCGTCCGGGACATGGCCAGCCGCAAGATGCGGTTCATCGCCAACGAGCCCGACCAGCGCGACAAGGCCGAGTACCGCGACAAGATCGAGCAGATCCGCACCGACAACGACATGCCCGAGCAGGACGACTTCGTCTTCCTCGAGGTGACGGTGACCGACCCCTCCGAGTTCGAGGCGGGCCTGAGCGTACGCGGCGAGGTCATGCACGGCCGCTACCGCGTGCTCAGCGTGGAGTCCGCCTCCGTACCCAACGCCCTGGCCGCCCTGCTCCTGCACGTCCGCGACCTGACCGGCTGCACGCCGCACATCTACTTCGAGTGGACCGAGGGCAACCCGTTCGCCAACTTCCTGCGCTTCTTCCTCTTCGGCCAGGGCGAGGTCGCCCCGGTCACCCGTGAGGTGCTGCGCGAGGCGGAGCCCGACCGCGACCGCCGGCCGCGCGTGCACACGGGCTGACAGCCGCCCCGGCGGCCCCACCACGCCTTTGCGCCACCGGTGGCCCTATCGTGACCCGCATGCAGTCCTACACGATCGGCCAGGCGGCGCGGCTGCTCGGCGTGAGCCCGGACACCGCCCGCCGCTGGGCCGACGCCGGCCGGGTGACCACCCATCGCGACGAGGCCGGACGGCGCCTCATCGACGGCAGGGACCTCGCCGCGTTCTCGGTCGAGCTGGCCAAGGCGGGCAGCGGTGAGGAGGAGGTCTCCTCCACCTCGGTGCGCAACGCCTTCCCGGGCATCGTGACCGCCATCAAGCTCGGCGACGTCGCCGCACAGGTGGAGATCCAGGCGGGCCCGCACCGGCTGGTCTCGCTGCTCACCCGGGAGGCCGTGGAGGAGCTCGGCCTGGAGGTCGGCATGGAGGCCACCGCTCGCGTGAAGTCGACGAACGTGCACATCGACCGCGTCTGAACCGGCTCTCACCGGCACAGCGGCGCGGCCCACAGGTCCAGGCGGCCCGGGAACCGTCGCAGGCGAGGAACGTCTCCAGGGTGCTCAGCAGTACGGCGGTGGCCGCGCGGTCGGTGTCCGGCAGCGGACCGGGGACCGCGTGGCCGTACGCCTCGCGCACCTCGCGCGGCACTCCGGTGAGCAGGTCGTCCAGGCCGGTGAGCGCGGTCGCGCCGGTCAGCTTCGGGGCGTCCGGCGCGGTGGTCAGCGCCGAGGTGAGCGCGTAGCGGGCCTGGGCAGGTGCCCCGGCCAGGCCGCCGGGTTCCGGGACGGCGACCCCCGTCCGGGCGTGCAGGGGCACGTCCGGCGCGCAGCCGGCGACAGGGGCCACGCGTCTTCCTGCCGGCCGTCCCCGGCGTCCGGCAGGACGGCGAAGGCGTGCCCGTCCGGCAGCCGTCCCGCCGCGGCCCCGGCCGCGAGGTGCCCGGCCGGTTCCGCCGACGCTCCCTGCGCCACTTCCGCACCGCCCGTCCCGGCCCCGGCGACGACGACCCGGTAGGGCCCGCTCGCCGGCGGCGCGGCCCGCCGCAGCGCGCTCTCCACCGCCGCGCCGGAAGCGTCGGGAGCGGCGAGCAGGGCGCCGAGTCGATGAGCGCGAGCCCCTTCGACCCGGTCGCCCCCGCGCTCGCGACCGCCGTGCGGGACGCGACCGGCCTGCGGTTCACGGAGCTGCCGCTGACGCGCGACCGGGTGTGGCGGGCACTGGAGCGCCGAAGCCGTACCCGCCGTCGACCCGGATCGCCGTGATGCCGCTGATGTGCCGGCCCCCGCAGCGGTCCTGCGGGAGCACCAGCTGCGGGCCGGCCGCGTCCAGCGGGGTGCCGTCCACGGTGACGGCGAGCAGTACCGGGGCGTCGGCGAAGTCCGGGTCGATCTCGGCCCAGGACAGCAGGGCGCGGTGACCGTCGGTGCCGGTGACGGCGATGAGGAAGCGCAGCCGGTCCTTGCGCCGCGCGGGGTCGAACACGGGCCCCGCGCCGGCCAGTACGTCGTACAGGAGCGGGCCCGTGAACCGGTGGTGCCGGGTGCCGCTGGTGGCGCACTCGAAGCTGACCCGCGCCGCGTGCTGCGGGCGGCGCAGCAGGTCCGGGACGGTCAGCCGGGCGGGTCGTACCAGATCTCCGGTCAGGGCGAGTTCCGCGAGCTCCACCTGCGACCACCTCCCGGAAAACGGTACCCGCCGACGAGCACCGTACAAACGCACATGCAAGCTACAAGCCATGAGTGCGCAGCTCATGCGATGTGACAGGAGACTTACAGCTCGCAGATGCGGCAGTATCATCGCCGCACGGCCGAAGTGCGGCCGTCGCAGGGCGCGACCGCTGTTCCACGATCCTGAGGAGTACATCCTGATGACCCGTTCCGTGCGCCGGACCCGGCGGACGCTGCAGCTGGCCGGTGCGGGAGCCGCCGCCCTGATGGCACTCAGCGCCTGCTCCTCTTCCTCCTCCGACGACTCGTCCGCCAAGCCGGACAAGTCCGGCTCCGTCTCCCCGAAGCTGTCCGGCACGGTCACCGTCTTCGCTGCGGCCTCCCTGAAGGAGAGCTTCACGACTCTGGGCAAGCGGTTCGAACAGCAGCACCCGGGCACCA
Above is a genomic segment from Streptomyces collinus Tu 365 containing:
- a CDS encoding TOBE domain-containing protein gives rise to the protein MQSYTIGQAARLLGVSPDTARRWADAGRVTTHRDEAGRRLIDGRDLAAFSVELAKAGSGEEEVSSTSVRNAFPGIVTAIKLGDVAAQVEIQAGPHRLVSLLTREAVEELGLEVGMEATARVKSTNVHIDRV
- a CDS encoding molybdopterin-dependent oxidoreductase; translated protein: MELAELALTGDLVRPARLTVPDLLRRPQHAARVSFECATSGTRHHRFTGPLLYDVLAGAGPVFDPARRKDRLRFLIAVTGTDGHRALLSWAEIDPDFADAPVLLAVTVDGTPLDAAGPQLVLPQDRCGGRHISGITAIRVDGGYGFGAPVPATPGRASAAAP